The following are from one region of the Capsicum annuum cultivar UCD-10X-F1 chromosome 1, UCD10Xv1.1, whole genome shotgun sequence genome:
- the LOC107869375 gene encoding protein NRT1/ PTR FAMILY 7.3 produces MTSLELSKEDNLKGEEEECTNDGTVDFYGMPANRANTGKWLAAITLLLNQGLATLAFFGVGVNLVLFLTRVLHQNNAEAANNVSIWTGTVYIFSLFGAFLSDSYWGRFKSCAIFQVIYVTGLVLLSLATQLYLLKPKGCGDRKTLCGEHSNMEISLFYISVYMIALGYGGYQPNIATFGADQFDERDPREKPSKVAFFSYFYLSLNLGSLFSNTVLDYFEDDGMWALGFWASAASSFAGLVFFLGGSAKYRHFRCSGNPITRFSQVIVAASKRWRIEPSEKEDVFYEGNDESSKAAGRKMLHTDGFKFLDRAALITSKELDNEKQNRNPWRLCSISQVEEVKCILRLLPIWLCTILYSVVFTQMASIFVEQGDAMKTTIGNFRIPPASMSAFDILSVASLVFLYRQVIDPLVKKFKMIKGEAQGITQLQRMGIGLVIAVMAMLSAAIVECYRLKYAKEDCPHCEGSSSLSIFWQVPQYSLIGASEVFMYVGQLEFFNEQAPDGLKSFGSALCMTSISLGNYVSSLIVSVVMKISTTDNMSGWIPGNLNKGHLDRFYFLLAGLTILDLVAYIACAKWYKGIKHGEMIVEIKEDKYEV; encoded by the exons ATGACTTCCTTGGAACTCTCCAAAGAG GACAACTtgaaaggagaagaagaagagtgTACCAATGACGGAACTGTTGATTTTTATGGAATGCCTGCTAATAGAGCAAATACTGGGAAATGGCTAGCTGCAATTACGCTTCTCT TGAATCAAGGTTTAGCTACTCTCGCATTTTTTGGTGTCGGGGTGAATTTGGTGTTGTTCCTGACAAGGGTGCTGCATCAAAACAATGCTGAAGCAGCTAACAATGTGAGCATATGGACTGGCACCGTCTATATCTTCTCTCTTTTTGGTGCTTTTCTTAGTGACTCTTACTGGggaagattcaaaagttgtgcCATTTTCCAGGTCATCTATGTAACT GGATTGGTACTATTATCACTGGCAACACAACTTTACTTGCTGAAACCGAAAGGTTGTGGGGATCGAAAAACTCTATGTGGAGAGCATTCAAACATGGAGATTAGTCTATTCTATATCTCTGTGTATATGATCGCTCTAGGATACGGAGGCTATCAACCTAACATTGCTACCTTTGGAGCTGATCAGTTCGATGAACGTGATCCTAGGGAGAAACCATCCAAAGTGGCCTTCTTCAGTTACTTCTACTTGTCCCTAAACCTTGGTTCTCTTTTTTCTAACACTGTTTTAGACTACTTTGAGGATGATGGTATGTGGGCTCTTGGTTTCTGGGCATCTGCTGCGTCCTCCTTTGCTGGATTGGTGTTCTTTCTTGGTGGCAGTGCCAAGTATAGGCACTTCAGGTGTAGTGGCAACCCTATAACCAGGTTTTCTCAGGTTATAGTCGCTGCATCAAAGAGGTGGAGAATAGAACCGTCAGAGAAAGAAGATGTATTTTATGAAGGCAACGATGAGAGCTCCAAAGCTGCTGGTAGAAAAATGCTCCATACCGATGGTTTCAA ATTCTTGGATAGAGCGGCCCTGATCACATCCAAAGAACTTGACAATGAGAAGCAGAATCGTAACCCATGGCGCCTTTGCTCTATTTCACAAGTTGAAGAGGTTAAGTGCATTTTGAGGCTGTTACCAATTTGGCTATGTACTATACTTTACTCTGTTGTATTCACCCAGATGGCATCAATCTTTGTTGAGCAAGGTGATGCCATGAAGACAACAATAGGAAACTTTAGAATTCCACCAGCTAGTATGTCTGCCTTTGACATCTTGAGTGTAGCGAGTTTAGTATTCCTTTACCGTCAAGTCATTGATCCTTTGGTCAAAAAGTTTAAGATGATCAAGGGCGAGGCCCAAGGGATAACTCAACTTCAACGGATGGGTATCGGACTTGTCATTGCTGTGATGGCAATGCTTTCAGCAGCAATTGTGGAGTGCTACAGACTCAAGTACGCTAAAGAAGACTGCCCACACTGCGAAGGCTCAAGCTCTCTAAGCATCTTCTGGCAGGTTCCTCAATACTCTCTGATAGGTGCTTCAGAAGTATTCATGTACGTAGGACAGCTAGAATTTTTCAATGAACAAGCACCGGATGGTCTCAAAAGCTTCGGAAGTGCACTGTGCATGACATCGATATCACTTGGAAACTACGTGAGCAGTTTAATAGTCAGTGTAGTGATGAAAATTTCTACAACTGATAACATGTCTGGATGGATCCCGGGAAATCTTAACAAGGGTCACCTAGACAGGTTTTACTTTCTGTTAGCTGGTTTGACAATCTTAGATTTAGTTGCTTATATAGCATGCGCTAAGTGGTACAAGGGTATAAAGCATGGTGAAATGATTGTAGAAATCAAGGAAGACAAATATGAAGTCTAA